One stretch of Croceibacterium atlanticum DNA includes these proteins:
- a CDS encoding polyhydroxyalkanoate depolymerase, which yields MLYHAYELQRSLLTSASRWAEIGAELLNNPALPLGYFGMGPTVASALQVFAHIYEHRGKPKFNIDSAIVDGKEYPVTEQVVFEKPFGSLRHFKRKGLPKDAPKLLLVAPMSGHYATLLRGTVARMVENQEVWITDWADAKLVPLSEGHFDLDDYIDYLIEFLRFIGEGAHMLAVCQPSVPAFAAAAIMGADKDPCRPATLAMMGGPIDTRASPTSVNDVAMDRPLSWFRNHVIASVPMNYPGAGRQVYPGFLQLAGFISMNLENHMMSHYEMFKHLTLGDQDSADATKKFYDEYLSVCDMTAEFYLETIEHVFQRHSLPKGEFIHRGKPIDPDAIRDTALLAIEGERDDISGIGQTRAALDLAKHLPLKMKKYHLARDVGHYGIFNGSKWRTRIAPVVEEWMRAHAR from the coding sequence GTGCTTTATCACGCCTATGAATTGCAGCGTTCGCTGCTGACAAGCGCCAGCCGCTGGGCCGAGATAGGTGCGGAACTGCTGAACAATCCTGCTCTGCCGCTCGGTTATTTCGGGATGGGGCCGACCGTGGCGAGCGCCCTGCAGGTCTTCGCCCATATTTACGAACATCGCGGCAAGCCCAAATTCAACATCGACAGCGCTATCGTGGACGGGAAGGAATATCCGGTCACCGAACAGGTCGTGTTCGAAAAACCGTTCGGTTCGCTGCGTCATTTCAAGCGCAAGGGTCTGCCCAAGGATGCGCCCAAACTGCTGCTGGTCGCCCCGATGAGCGGGCACTACGCCACGCTGCTGCGCGGCACGGTGGCGCGGATGGTGGAAAACCAGGAAGTGTGGATCACCGACTGGGCGGATGCGAAGTTGGTCCCATTGTCCGAAGGCCATTTCGACCTCGACGATTATATCGATTATCTGATCGAATTCCTGCGCTTCATCGGTGAAGGCGCGCATATGCTGGCCGTGTGCCAGCCATCCGTCCCGGCCTTTGCGGCGGCGGCGATCATGGGAGCGGACAAGGATCCGTGCCGCCCCGCCACGCTGGCGATGATGGGCGGTCCGATCGATACGCGCGCCAGCCCGACCTCGGTCAATGACGTGGCGATGGACCGCCCGCTATCATGGTTTCGCAACCATGTGATCGCCAGCGTGCCGATGAATTATCCGGGCGCCGGGCGGCAGGTCTATCCGGGCTTCCTGCAACTGGCCGGATTCATTTCGATGAATCTCGAAAATCACATGATGAGCCATTACGAGATGTTCAAACATCTGACCCTTGGCGATCAGGATAGCGCCGACGCGACCAAGAAGTTCTATGACGAATATCTTTCGGTCTGCGACATGACGGCGGAATTCTATCTCGAAACGATAGAACATGTGTTCCAGCGCCATTCCCTGCCCAAGGGGGAATTCATCCATCGCGGCAAGCCGATCGACCCGGATGCGATCCGCGACACGGCGCTGCTGGCGATCGAGGGCGAGCGGGACGATATTTCCGGCATCGGCCAGACCCGCGCCGCGCTCGACCTGGCGAAACACCTGCCGCTGAAGATGAAGAAATACCATCTTGCCCGCGATGTCGGCCATTACGGCATCTTCAACGGCAGCAAATGGCGGACCCGTATCGCCCCTGTGGTGGAGGAATGGATGCGCGCCCACGCGCGCTAG
- a CDS encoding acyltransferase family protein translates to MSARLETGGIPQLHALTGIRGIAAWLVVLYHMRLNLADLLPADAITLLGKGYLAVDLFFMLSGFVMWLNYAGRLRGGGFGQLPHFWWKRFARVWPLHISILAVLVAFALALQMTGRDASAYPFAELPLHVLLVQNWGFTDDLSWNHPAWSISTELAAYLLFPFFVLALRWEKLPSAALIATALLLAAALYLTFAFAGEASLGDAITRLGVWRCLAEFLIGTMICNLWLRWRDVQGAAPICLAVGTGLLVLGMVIGLAETAFLPLVFALMLLALALDRGPVARLLGAPTLRWLGDVSYATYLAHVPLLIAFKIAFVGDDLQLSWPEVALYAALLLVLSGVLYHWLEKPAQAWLNAHAPRIATRPRLRA, encoded by the coding sequence ATGAGCGCGCGCCTGGAAACCGGCGGAATTCCGCAGCTTCATGCGCTGACGGGCATTCGCGGCATCGCCGCCTGGCTTGTCGTGCTTTATCATATGCGCCTGAACCTTGCGGACCTGCTGCCGGCGGATGCCATCACCCTGCTGGGCAAGGGCTATCTGGCAGTCGACCTGTTCTTCATGCTCTCCGGCTTCGTCATGTGGCTGAATTATGCCGGGCGGCTGCGTGGTGGCGGTTTCGGTCAATTGCCGCATTTCTGGTGGAAGCGTTTTGCCCGGGTCTGGCCGCTCCACATATCGATACTGGCCGTGCTGGTGGCGTTCGCGCTCGCCCTGCAGATGACTGGCCGGGACGCATCGGCCTATCCTTTTGCGGAATTGCCGCTGCATGTGCTGCTGGTGCAGAATTGGGGTTTCACGGATGATTTGTCGTGGAACCACCCGGCCTGGTCCATCAGCACCGAACTGGCAGCCTATTTGCTGTTTCCCTTCTTCGTGCTGGCCCTGCGATGGGAAAAACTGCCTAGCGCGGCACTGATCGCCACGGCGTTGCTGCTCGCAGCTGCGCTATATCTGACCTTCGCCTTTGCCGGGGAGGCAAGCCTGGGCGATGCGATTACCCGCCTCGGCGTGTGGCGCTGTCTCGCTGAATTCCTGATCGGCACGATGATCTGCAATCTCTGGCTGCGCTGGCGGGATGTGCAAGGCGCGGCGCCGATCTGCCTGGCGGTGGGCACGGGCCTGCTCGTTCTCGGCATGGTCATCGGCCTGGCCGAAACAGCTTTCCTCCCGCTGGTTTTCGCCCTGATGCTGCTGGCCCTTGCGCTCGACCGCGGGCCGGTTGCGCGTTTGCTTGGCGCCCCGACGCTCCGCTGGCTGGGGGATGTCAGCTATGCGACCTATCTGGCGCATGTGCCGCTGCTGATTGCGTTCAAGATCGCCTTTGTCGGTGACGATCTGCAACTGAGCTGGCCCGAGGTCGCACTATATGCCGCGCTTCTGCTCGTCCTTTCGGGCGTGCTTTATCACTGGCTGGAAAAGCCGGCGCAAGCATGGCTGAACGCCCATGCGCCGCGTATTGCCACTCGGCCCCGGCTGCGGGCCTGA
- a CDS encoding DUF5935 domain-containing protein produces MLDLALFGFFAILMLLGLRRPFIWVLAYLYVDIVAPQKIGWSILPSLPVSLIAFLAAFGGWLLLDNKKGGCFTFRQALILVLLLYCGMTTIMADFPEAAQTKWSWVWKALLFAIFLPLTLRTRLRLEAAALFMVLSAGSIIISGGIKTLLSGGGYGTLAALVQENSGLYEGSTLSTVAIAIIPLTIWVARNGTIFPASRWTMGFALALCFAALLIPIGTQTRTGLLCIGLLAALTLRSVKYKFVYMGLGALALLAAIPFLPASYTERMSTISNHQADQSASTRLAVWQWTVDYAKENPLGGGFDAFLGNSFTYSTRVVVDEGGSREVRTEQITEEARAYHSAYFEMLGEQGWPGLFLWLWLQGLGLWQMERIRRRYRTSDDPQEKSWRGLATALQHGQLIYLLGALFIGIAYQPFVFMLIGLQIGLMTLVSRRITARKEEDRKERLASRRAANAGMSGDPDSAPA; encoded by the coding sequence ATGCTTGATCTGGCGTTGTTCGGCTTTTTCGCGATCCTGATGTTGCTGGGATTGCGGCGCCCCTTCATCTGGGTGCTGGCCTATCTCTATGTCGATATCGTCGCGCCGCAGAAGATCGGCTGGTCGATCTTGCCCAGCCTGCCGGTTTCGCTGATCGCCTTTCTCGCGGCATTTGGCGGCTGGCTGCTGCTGGATAACAAGAAGGGCGGGTGCTTCACTTTCCGCCAGGCGCTGATCCTCGTCCTGCTGCTTTATTGCGGGATGACCACGATCATGGCCGATTTCCCGGAGGCTGCGCAGACCAAATGGTCCTGGGTGTGGAAGGCATTGCTGTTCGCGATCTTCCTGCCGCTGACGCTGCGGACCAGATTGCGGCTGGAGGCTGCGGCATTGTTCATGGTGCTGTCCGCGGGTTCGATCATCATTTCGGGCGGCATCAAGACGCTGTTGTCCGGTGGCGGATACGGCACGCTGGCGGCGCTGGTGCAGGAAAATTCCGGCCTTTACGAAGGCAGCACATTGTCCACCGTGGCAATTGCAATCATCCCGCTGACCATATGGGTCGCGCGCAACGGCACGATCTTTCCGGCCAGCCGCTGGACCATGGGTTTCGCGCTGGCCCTGTGCTTTGCCGCGCTGCTGATCCCCATCGGCACTCAGACGCGCACCGGGCTGTTGTGCATCGGCCTGCTGGCGGCGCTGACCCTGCGCAGCGTCAAATACAAATTCGTCTATATGGGGCTGGGCGCACTGGCCCTTCTGGCGGCGATCCCTTTCCTGCCTGCCAGCTATACCGAACGCATGTCCACCATCAGCAACCACCAGGCGGACCAGTCGGCCTCAACCCGGCTGGCCGTGTGGCAGTGGACGGTGGACTATGCGAAGGAAAATCCGCTTGGCGGCGGGTTTGACGCCTTTCTCGGCAACAGCTTCACCTATTCCACCCGTGTCGTGGTGGATGAAGGCGGATCGCGGGAAGTGCGGACGGAACAGATCACCGAAGAAGCGCGCGCCTATCATTCCGCCTATTTCGAAATGTTGGGTGAACAGGGCTGGCCCGGCCTGTTCCTGTGGCTGTGGCTGCAGGGGCTGGGCCTGTGGCAGATGGAACGTATCCGCCGGCGCTATCGCACCAGTGACGATCCGCAGGAGAAGTCCTGGCGCGGGCTGGCAACCGCCTTGCAGCACGGCCAGCTGATCTATCTTCTGGGCGCCTTGTTCATCGGTATTGCCTACCAGCCTTTCGTCTTCATGCTGATAGGCCTGCAGATCGGGCTGATGACGCTGGTATCCCGCCGCATAACGGCCCGGAAGGAGGAAGATCGCAAGGAACGCCTCGCCAGCCGTCGGGCGGCGAATGCTGGGATGTCCGGCGATCCAGACAGTGCGCCGGCATGA
- a CDS encoding TIGR04063 family PEP-CTERM/XrtA system glycosyltransferase translates to MTRVLHILDHSLPLHSGYAFRTRAIMKAQLADGLEVRGVTGLRHTAEAPAEPDPQLAEGLLFHRTAGTISGPTGMREWREISALADRIERLLDEWRPDILHAHSPALCGLAALRIARRHQLPLVYEIRAFWEDAAVGNLTGREGSLKYRLTRSLENRVVEGADAVMTICRGLREDLIRRGFPEGKIGIMPNGVDLSLFGNPPPRDDALARELGLGEGPVIGFIGSFYDYEGLDDLIAAMPGLIASRPDARLLMVGGGPMADNLRRQAEASPAADAIHFVGRVPHEEVERYYSLCDVMAYPRKASRLTELVTPLKPLEAMAQGRLVAASDVGGHRELIDDGITGTLFAPDDPADCARALAGLLARRGEWDTIRDAAREAVASRHDWARNVRRYRDVYQALLTSGAKGRIRAAA, encoded by the coding sequence ATGACCCGGGTGCTCCACATCCTCGACCATTCGCTGCCCCTCCACAGCGGCTATGCTTTCCGCACGCGCGCGATAATGAAGGCGCAACTGGCCGACGGGCTGGAAGTGCGCGGCGTCACCGGCTTGCGCCATACGGCTGAAGCGCCGGCAGAACCCGATCCGCAACTGGCGGAAGGCCTGCTGTTCCACCGCACGGCGGGCACTATCTCCGGCCCGACTGGGATGCGCGAATGGCGAGAAATCTCCGCCCTTGCGGACAGGATCGAACGCCTGCTGGACGAATGGCGGCCCGATATACTCCATGCCCATTCGCCCGCCCTGTGCGGGCTGGCTGCGCTGCGTATCGCGCGGCGCCACCAACTGCCGCTGGTCTATGAAATCCGCGCCTTCTGGGAAGATGCGGCCGTGGGCAATCTGACCGGACGCGAAGGATCGCTGAAATACCGGCTGACCCGCAGCCTGGAAAACCGCGTGGTCGAAGGGGCCGATGCGGTGATGACCATCTGCCGCGGACTACGCGAAGACCTGATCCGGCGCGGCTTTCCCGAAGGCAAGATCGGCATCATGCCCAATGGCGTCGACCTTTCGCTGTTCGGCAATCCGCCACCACGCGACGATGCGCTGGCGCGGGAACTGGGGCTGGGCGAAGGTCCGGTGATCGGCTTCATCGGCAGCTTCTACGATTATGAAGGGCTGGACGATCTGATCGCGGCCATGCCCGGCCTGATTGCATCCCGGCCCGATGCACGCCTGCTGATGGTCGGCGGCGGGCCGATGGCGGATAATCTGCGCAGGCAGGCGGAAGCCTCCCCCGCAGCCGATGCGATCCATTTTGTCGGCCGTGTTCCGCATGAAGAGGTGGAACGCTATTATTCGCTGTGCGACGTGATGGCCTATCCGCGCAAGGCCAGCCGGCTGACCGAACTGGTCACCCCGCTCAAGCCGCTGGAGGCCATGGCGCAGGGCCGGCTGGTCGCGGCATCCGATGTCGGCGGCCACCGCGAACTGATCGACGACGGCATAACCGGCACCTTGTTCGCCCCGGACGATCCGGCAGATTGCGCCCGGGCTCTGGCCGGCCTGCTCGCAAGGCGCGGCGAATGGGACACGATCCGCGATGCGGCGCGGGAGGCAGTGGCCAGCCGGCACGACTGGGCCCGCAATGTTCGCCGTTATCGGGACGTTTACCAGGCACTTCTAACCTCAGGGGCCAAGGGCCGGATTCGGGCCGCAGCCTGA
- the gltB gene encoding glutamate synthase large subunit, with the protein MTEYPAPQGLYDSRNEHDSCGVGFVAHIKNEKSHAIVSQALEILANIDHRGAVGADPLLGDGAGILMQIPDPLYRKWADSEGLNLPAPGDYAVAMCFLPQHEEARDFIVAQFEKFIAKEGQRLIGWRDVPTTNDGLGKAVLESMPVIRQCFIAKGENCADQDAFERKLIVIRKQTQNPLKELAEKHGMPQLTKLYMPSFSSRTVVYKGLLLANQVGSFYDDLRDPDCVSAIGLVHQRFSTNTFPSWRLAQPFRLIAHNGEINTVRGNVNWMNARRRTMESALLGADLDKLWPIVPHGQSDTACLDNALELLLLGGYSLAHAMMMLIPEAWARDPLIDPARKAFYEYHAALMEPWDGPAAVAFTDGRQIAATLDRNGLRPARFCVTKDDVVCLASESGVLPFKEQEITRKWRLQPGRMLLIDLEEGRIVEDEELKAELANAEPYSEWLEKAQYKLKDLEAIETDREAVRETESSLLQRQQAFGYTQEDVSKFLEPMAVKGDDPIGSMGTDTPIAVLSARSRLLYDYFKQNFAQVTNPPIDPIREELVMSLLSMIGPRPNLLGRDAGTHKRLEVDQPILTNKDLEKIRSVEASLDGAFRTETIDITWDAESGAEGLEMAIKEMCWAATEAVLQDKNILILSDRAQGPDRIPMPALLATAAVHQHLVRQGLRMQTGLVVETGEAREVHHFCVLAGYGAEAVNPYLAFETLEEIRADKVPKLTTAEVEKNYIKAVGKGIQKVMSKMGISTYQSYCGAQIFDAVGLSSAFIEKYFTGTATTIEGVGLLEVAQESVRRHATAYGDNPIYKKMLDVGGIYQYRIRGEDHAWTPANIANLQHAVRGKSYENYEQFAKSVNDQAERLLTIRGLMEFRKADKPIDISEVEPAEEIVKRFATGAMSYGSISWEAHTTLALAMNRIGGKSNTGEGGEDPRRFKPLENGDTMRSAIKQVASGRFGVTTEYLVNADDIQIKMAQGAKPGEGGQLPGHKVDKTIGATRHSTPGVGLISPPPHHDIYSIEDLAQLIHDLKNVNPTSRVSVKLVSEVGVGTVAAGVSKARADHVTISGYEGGTGASPLTSLTHAGSPWEIGLAETQQTLLLNDLRSRISVQVDGGLRTGRDVAIGALLGADEFGFATAPLIAAGCIMMRKCHLNTCPVGVATQNPELRKRFTGQPEHVINYFFFVAEELRQIMAELGFRTMDEMIGRVDRLDMRRALRHWKAQGVDLGRLLHQVELPEGTALRQISVQDHGLAAALDNELIEASMPAIEQGETIVLDREIRNVNRTVGAMLSGEIARRHGHAGLKPEQLRINFRGVAGQSFGAWLAHGVTLDLVGDANDYVGKGLSGGRVIVRPPEGVDRDPTENIIIGNTVLYGAIAGEAFFNGVAGERFAVRNSGAIAVVEGTGDHGCEYMTGGVVCVLGKTGRNFAAGMSGGLAYVYDEDGSFRDRCNLAQVELEEIDPNPSEDEGTGRPQQRPAHAGDYGMGDMLRHDAERLRILVERHKLHTGSARATQLLADWDNALKKFIKVMPTDYARALRQLEAEREEAASVAAE; encoded by the coding sequence TTGACTGAGTACCCCGCGCCCCAGGGCCTGTACGATTCGCGCAACGAGCATGATTCATGCGGTGTGGGCTTTGTTGCCCATATCAAAAATGAAAAATCCCACGCGATCGTAAGCCAGGCGCTGGAGATTCTGGCCAATATCGACCACCGCGGCGCAGTGGGCGCCGACCCGTTGCTGGGCGACGGCGCGGGCATCCTGATGCAGATCCCGGATCCGCTCTACCGCAAATGGGCGGACAGCGAAGGGCTCAACCTGCCGGCGCCGGGCGATTACGCCGTGGCCATGTGCTTCCTGCCGCAGCATGAGGAAGCGCGCGATTTCATTGTCGCCCAATTCGAAAAATTCATTGCCAAGGAAGGCCAGCGCCTGATCGGCTGGCGCGACGTGCCGACGACCAATGACGGGCTGGGCAAGGCCGTTCTGGAAAGCATGCCGGTGATCCGCCAGTGCTTCATCGCCAAGGGCGAGAATTGCGCGGACCAGGACGCGTTCGAGCGGAAGCTGATCGTTATCCGCAAGCAGACCCAGAACCCGCTGAAAGAACTCGCGGAAAAGCATGGCATGCCGCAGCTGACCAAGCTGTACATGCCCAGCTTTTCCAGCCGGACGGTGGTTTACAAGGGGCTGCTGCTGGCAAACCAGGTCGGCAGTTTCTATGATGATCTGCGCGATCCCGATTGCGTGTCGGCCATTGGCCTGGTGCATCAGCGTTTCTCCACCAACACCTTCCCCAGCTGGCGGCTGGCCCAGCCCTTCCGGCTGATCGCGCATAATGGCGAGATCAATACGGTGCGCGGCAACGTCAACTGGATGAATGCACGCCGCCGCACGATGGAAAGCGCGCTGCTGGGCGCGGATCTGGACAAATTGTGGCCCATCGTGCCGCATGGCCAGTCCGACACCGCCTGTCTCGACAATGCGCTCGAACTGCTGCTGCTCGGCGGATATTCGCTCGCCCACGCAATGATGATGCTGATCCCGGAAGCCTGGGCCCGCGATCCGTTGATCGATCCGGCGCGCAAGGCTTTCTACGAATATCACGCTGCCCTGATGGAACCCTGGGACGGCCCGGCGGCCGTGGCCTTTACCGATGGCCGCCAGATCGCCGCCACGCTGGACCGCAACGGCCTGCGCCCGGCGCGTTTCTGCGTCACCAAAGACGACGTCGTCTGCCTCGCTTCCGAAAGCGGCGTTCTGCCGTTCAAGGAACAAGAGATCACCCGCAAATGGCGCCTTCAGCCGGGCCGCATGTTGCTGATCGACCTTGAAGAAGGCCGTATCGTCGAAGACGAGGAGCTGAAGGCCGAACTCGCCAATGCGGAACCTTATTCCGAATGGCTGGAAAAGGCGCAGTACAAGCTGAAGGATCTCGAAGCGATCGAGACCGACCGCGAGGCTGTGCGCGAAACCGAAAGCAGCCTGCTGCAGCGCCAGCAGGCCTTCGGCTACACGCAGGAAGATGTCAGCAAGTTCCTCGAGCCGATGGCGGTGAAGGGGGACGATCCGATCGGTTCCATGGGCACCGACACGCCGATTGCCGTGCTTTCGGCCCGCAGCCGCCTGCTCTACGATTATTTCAAGCAGAACTTCGCCCAGGTCACCAACCCGCCGATCGACCCGATCCGCGAAGAACTGGTGATGAGCCTGCTGTCCATGATCGGCCCGCGCCCGAACCTGCTGGGCCGCGATGCCGGCACGCACAAGCGCCTGGAAGTCGATCAGCCGATCCTGACCAACAAGGACCTGGAAAAGATCCGTTCGGTCGAAGCGTCGCTGGACGGCGCCTTCCGCACCGAGACGATCGACATCACCTGGGACGCCGAAAGCGGGGCCGAAGGCCTCGAAATGGCGATCAAGGAAATGTGCTGGGCCGCGACCGAAGCGGTGCTGCAGGACAAGAACATCCTGATCCTGTCCGACCGCGCGCAGGGCCCGGACCGCATCCCGATGCCGGCATTGCTGGCCACAGCCGCCGTTCATCAGCACCTCGTCCGCCAGGGCCTGCGAATGCAGACCGGGCTGGTCGTGGAAACCGGCGAAGCGCGCGAAGTGCATCATTTCTGCGTGCTGGCCGGCTATGGCGCGGAAGCCGTGAACCCCTATCTCGCCTTCGAAACGCTGGAGGAAATCCGGGCTGACAAGGTGCCGAAACTGACCACGGCCGAAGTCGAGAAGAACTATATCAAGGCTGTCGGCAAGGGCATCCAGAAGGTCATGTCCAAGATGGGCATTTCGACCTACCAGTCCTATTGCGGCGCGCAGATCTTCGATGCGGTCGGCCTGTCCTCCGCCTTCATCGAGAAATATTTCACTGGCACGGCCACCACGATCGAAGGCGTCGGCCTGCTGGAAGTCGCCCAGGAATCGGTGCGCCGTCACGCCACCGCTTATGGCGACAATCCGATCTACAAGAAGATGCTCGATGTCGGCGGCATCTATCAGTACCGCATCCGGGGCGAAGACCATGCCTGGACCCCGGCAAATATCGCCAATCTGCAACATGCAGTGCGCGGCAAGAGCTACGAAAATTACGAACAATTCGCCAAATCGGTCAATGATCAGGCGGAACGTCTGCTCACCATCCGCGGGCTGATGGAATTCCGCAAGGCGGACAAGCCGATCGATATTTCCGAGGTCGAACCGGCCGAAGAGATCGTGAAGCGTTTCGCCACCGGCGCGATGAGCTATGGCTCCATCAGTTGGGAAGCGCATACCACGCTGGCGCTGGCCATGAACCGTATCGGCGGCAAGTCCAACACGGGTGAAGGCGGCGAGGACCCGCGGCGCTTCAAGCCGCTGGAAAACGGCGACACGATGCGATCCGCCATCAAGCAGGTGGCATCGGGCCGCTTCGGCGTGACGACCGAATATCTGGTCAATGCCGATGACATCCAGATCAAGATGGCGCAGGGCGCGAAGCCGGGCGAAGGCGGGCAGCTGCCGGGCCACAAGGTGGACAAGACAATCGGCGCCACCCGCCATTCGACGCCGGGCGTCGGCCTGATCAGCCCTCCTCCGCATCACGACATCTATTCGATCGAGGATCTGGCCCAGCTGATCCACGACCTGAAGAATGTGAACCCGACCTCCCGCGTTTCGGTGAAACTGGTTTCCGAAGTGGGCGTGGGCACGGTTGCCGCGGGCGTTTCCAAGGCGCGCGCGGACCATGTCACCATTTCCGGCTATGAAGGCGGCACGGGCGCCAGCCCGCTGACCAGCCTGACCCATGCCGGCTCGCCGTGGGAAATCGGTCTGGCCGAAACCCAGCAGACCCTGCTGCTGAACGATCTGCGCAGCCGTATTTCGGTGCAGGTCGATGGCGGCCTGCGCACGGGCCGCGACGTGGCCATCGGCGCCTTGCTGGGCGCGGATGAATTCGGCTTCGCCACCGCTCCGTTGATCGCGGCCGGCTGCATCATGATGCGCAAGTGCCACCTCAACACCTGCCCGGTGGGCGTGGCGACGCAGAATCCGGAACTGCGCAAGCGCTTCACCGGCCAGCCGGAACATGTGATCAACTATTTCTTCTTCGTGGCCGAAGAACTGCGCCAGATCATGGCGGAGCTGGGCTTCCGCACGATGGACGAGATGATCGGCCGCGTGGACCGGCTCGACATGCGCCGCGCGCTTCGCCACTGGAAGGCGCAGGGCGTCGATCTCGGCCGCCTGCTGCACCAGGTGGAACTGCCGGAAGGCACCGCCCTGCGCCAGATTTCGGTCCAGGATCACGGTCTTGCCGCAGCGCTCGACAACGAATTGATCGAAGCCTCCATGCCGGCGATCGAACAGGGCGAGACGATCGTGCTCGACCGCGAGATCCGCAATGTGAACCGCACCGTGGGCGCCATGCTGTCGGGCGAAATCGCCCGCCGTCACGGCCATGCGGGGCTGAAGCCCGAACAGCTGCGGATCAATTTCCGCGGTGTTGCGGGCCAGAGCTTCGGCGCATGGCTGGCCCACGGCGTCACGCTGGACCTGGTTGGCGATGCCAATGACTATGTCGGCAAGGGCCTGTCCGGCGGCCGCGTGATCGTGCGCCCGCCCGAGGGCGTGGACCGTGATCCGACGGAAAACATCATCATCGGCAATACCGTGCTGTACGGCGCGATTGCGGGCGAAGCCTTCTTCAACGGCGTGGCGGGCGAACGCTTTGCCGTCCGCAATTCCGGTGCCATCGCGGTGGTCGAAGGCACGGGCGATCATGGCTGCGAATACATGACCGGCGGCGTTGTCTGCGTGCTGGGCAAGACCGGGCGCAACTTCGCGGCGGGCATGTCCGGCGGCCTGGCCTATGTCTATGACGAGGACGGCAGCTTCCGCGACCGTTGCAATTTGGCGCAGGTCGAACTGGAAGAAATCGACCCGAACCCGTCGGAAGACGAAGGCACCGGACGTCCGCAGCAGCGGCCGGCCCATGCGGGCGATTACGGCATGGGTGACATGCTGCGCCACGACGCCGAACGGCTCAGGATCCTGGTCGAACGCCACAAGCTGCACACGGGCTCCGCCCGCGCCACGCAATTGCTGGCCGATTGGGACAATGCGTTGAAAAAATTCATCAAGGTCATGCCGACCGACTATGCGCGGGCGCTGCGCCAGCTTGAAGCTGAGCGTGAAGAAGCCGCCTCCGTCGCGGCCGAGTAA
- a CDS encoding glutamate synthase subunit beta: MGKETGFLEIDRQDRTYADPKERIGHYREFVIPHSEEALKNQAARCMNCGIPYCHNGCPVNNIIPDWNHLVYEGDWREALDNLHSTNNFPEFTGRVCPAPCEASCTLNIIDKPVTIKSIECAIVDRGWKEGWIEPQIPEEKTGKSVAVVGSGPAGLACAQQLARAGHSVTVFEKNDRCGGLLRYGIPDFKMEKHLINRRLVQMEAEGVTFKTSAEVGVDVSVKSLKENFDAIVLAGGAEKARPLQIPGAEMPGVRLAMEFLTQQNKRNAGDSEERAAPRGTLSATGKHVIVIGGGDTGSDCVGTSNRQGAKSVTQIEIMPKPPEHENKMLTWPDWPMKLRTSSSHEEGVDRDWSVLTKEVVGENGVVTGLKCTRIEWEGREMKEVPGSEFVLPADLILLAMGFLGPKKTGMLDQAGVKLTDRGNVDADTQDYHTSEDMIFACGDMRRGQSLIVWAIREGRQAARAVDEALMGASELPR; encoded by the coding sequence ATGGGCAAGGAAACCGGCTTCCTCGAGATCGACCGGCAGGATCGCACCTATGCGGATCCCAAGGAACGGATCGGACATTATCGCGAATTCGTGATCCCGCACAGCGAGGAGGCACTGAAGAACCAGGCCGCCCGCTGCATGAATTGCGGCATCCCCTATTGTCACAACGGTTGTCCGGTGAACAACATCATCCCGGACTGGAACCATCTGGTCTACGAAGGCGACTGGCGCGAAGCGCTGGACAATCTCCATTCGACCAACAACTTCCCGGAATTCACCGGCCGCGTCTGCCCCGCCCCGTGCGAGGCGAGCTGCACGCTGAACATCATCGACAAGCCGGTGACCATCAAGTCGATCGAATGCGCAATCGTCGATCGCGGATGGAAGGAAGGCTGGATCGAACCGCAGATCCCGGAAGAAAAGACCGGCAAGAGCGTGGCCGTGGTCGGGTCCGGCCCGGCCGGGCTGGCCTGTGCGCAACAGCTTGCCCGCGCCGGCCATTCGGTGACCGTGTTCGAAAAGAACGATCGCTGCGGCGGCCTGCTCCGCTATGGCATTCCCGACTTCAAGATGGAAAAGCACCTGATCAACCGGCGGCTGGTGCAGATGGAAGCCGAAGGCGTGACCTTCAAGACATCGGCCGAAGTCGGCGTGGATGTCTCGGTCAAATCGCTGAAGGAAAATTTTGACGCGATCGTCCTGGCAGGCGGCGCGGAAAAAGCCCGGCCGCTGCAGATCCCCGGCGCGGAAATGCCCGGCGTGCGGCTGGCGATGGAATTCCTGACCCAGCAGAACAAGCGCAATGCCGGCGACAGCGAAGAACGCGCGGCCCCGCGCGGCACATTGTCCGCCACCGGCAAGCACGTGATCGTGATCGGCGGCGGCGATACGGGTTCGGACTGCGTGGGCACATCCAACCGACAGGGCGCGAAATCGGTCACCCAGATCGAAATCATGCCCAAGCCGCCGGAGCATGAGAACAAGATGCTGACCTGGCCGGACTGGCCGATGAAGCTGCGCACCTCCAGCAGCCACGAAGAAGGCGTGGACCGTGACTGGTCCGTGCTGACCAAGGAAGTTGTCGGCGAAAATGGCGTCGTCACCGGCCTGAAATGCACCCGCATCGAATGGGAAGGCCGTGAGATGAAGGAAGTTCCGGGCAGCGAATTCGTGCTGCCGGCGGACCTGATCCTGCTCGCCATGGGTTTTCTCGGCCCGAAAAAGACCGGGATGCTGGACCAGGCAGGCGTGAAGCTGACCGATCGCGGCAATGTCGATGCCGATACGCAGGATTACCACACCAGCGAAGACATGATCTTTGCCTGTGGCGACATGCGGCGCGGCCAGAGCCTGATCGTCTGGGCAATCCGCGAAGGACGCCAGGCTGCGCGGGCGGTTGACGAAGCGCTGATGGGCGCTAGCGAACTTCCACGCTGA